The following proteins are encoded in a genomic region of Dyadobacter sp. UC 10:
- a CDS encoding MBOAT family O-acyltransferase, translated as MLFNSFGFAFFLPVVFVLYWFVANKSLRYQNILLLVSSYFFYGCWDWRFLFLLAFSTALDFYSGLKIYNSKSDKARKRWLITSVVVNLGFLGYFKYCNFFIESFADLLKLAHIDAHFQTLNIILPIGISFYTFHGLSYVFDIYNRKIQPSVNVVEYSLFVSFFPLLVAGPIERATHLLPQIEKTRQFDYNRAIDGLRQMLWGFFKKLVIADGCADYVSMAFSDPEGYSGSTLLLGAIFFSFQIYGDFSGYSDIALGTARLFGFELLRNFTFPYFSRDIAEFWRRWHISLSSWFKDYLYFPLGGSRFGKLISIRNTMIIFMVSGLWHGASWNYLIWGTYHGLLFLPLLIFGTNRKHTEIIAKGRLIPSITDMLSIATTFFLVMIGWIFFRAPDLTTALEYLRGIFNTSLLTPPEPVSHSFLYVALAFMIIVEWFQREKQHGLEIKTAIPAPMRWALYVALCLICIAHFRQNQEFIYFQF; from the coding sequence ATGCTTTTCAACTCATTTGGCTTTGCCTTCTTTCTGCCTGTCGTTTTCGTTTTATACTGGTTCGTTGCAAATAAATCTCTTCGATACCAAAATATTCTTCTCCTGGTAAGCAGTTACTTTTTTTATGGTTGCTGGGATTGGCGCTTCCTGTTTTTGCTCGCATTCTCAACAGCTCTGGACTTTTACAGCGGTCTCAAGATTTACAACTCCAAATCAGATAAGGCTCGGAAACGATGGCTGATCACAAGTGTTGTAGTGAACCTGGGGTTCCTCGGCTATTTTAAATATTGTAACTTCTTCATTGAGTCCTTTGCCGATCTTTTAAAACTTGCGCATATTGATGCTCATTTTCAGACGCTGAATATCATCCTGCCCATCGGTATCTCGTTTTACACATTCCACGGCCTATCCTATGTGTTTGATATTTACAACAGGAAAATACAACCATCTGTAAACGTTGTTGAATATTCCCTTTTCGTCAGCTTTTTCCCTTTACTGGTAGCGGGCCCGATTGAGAGAGCTACACACTTACTTCCTCAGATTGAAAAAACACGACAGTTCGATTATAATCGCGCAATTGATGGACTAAGGCAAATGCTTTGGGGTTTTTTTAAAAAACTTGTCATCGCCGATGGATGCGCCGATTATGTTAGCATGGCTTTCTCCGACCCGGAAGGATATTCAGGAAGTACATTACTTCTGGGCGCAATCTTTTTTTCGTTTCAGATCTATGGAGATTTTTCAGGCTACTCAGACATTGCATTGGGTACAGCCAGACTGTTTGGATTCGAACTGCTGCGTAACTTCACATTTCCCTATTTTTCAAGAGATATTGCTGAGTTTTGGCGAAGATGGCATATTTCGCTTTCGTCGTGGTTTAAAGACTACCTGTATTTTCCACTTGGAGGGAGCCGTTTCGGCAAATTGATTAGTATACGCAACACGATGATCATTTTCATGGTGAGCGGCCTTTGGCACGGAGCCAGCTGGAACTACCTGATCTGGGGCACGTATCACGGTTTGCTATTTCTCCCATTACTGATTTTTGGAACCAACCGAAAACATACCGAGATCATTGCGAAAGGGAGACTAATTCCGTCTATTACAGATATGCTAAGCATCGCAACTACTTTTTTTCTGGTTATGATTGGGTGGATCTTCTTCAGAGCTCCTGACCTCACAACAGCTTTGGAATATTTAAGGGGAATATTTAATACAAGCTTGTTAACTCCGCCGGAACCGGTAAGCCATTCATTCCTATACGTTGCATTGGCCTTTATGATTATAGTGGAATGGTTCCAGCGGGAGAAACAGCATGGACTTGAAATCAAAACCGCGATACCGGCACCTATGCGCTGGGCCCTTTACGTTGCGCTCTGTTTGATCTGCATTGCTCATTTTAGACAGAATCAAGAATTCATATACTTCCAATTCTAA
- a CDS encoding PE-PGRS family protein, with product MSVYKSLSSQLGITAASLLICLACACHPEPEPPLGISDEFETVPEKFPIAPGIIDEASGLAQSHSMSGFLWTIQDAQGPNSLYLVNKDGKSIKEINVPGTVNRDWEEVASGPGPADGANYIYIGDIGNNNAPTAPSCTIYRVREINDPNAFFNESMVEKINFTYPDGPRDAESLIVDPVTKDIFVIAKGLTSGIYRLPYPQSTGEMMTAEKVGDIPSVSIATGATISRDGSEILVRTYLAVHYWRREEGQTIAETITKPSRKILTVAIEPQGESVCFDLDGSGFYTLSERSNASSVSLNFYKRK from the coding sequence ATGAGTGTATATAAAAGCCTGAGCAGCCAGCTCGGGATTACCGCGGCATCGCTCTTGATTTGTCTCGCCTGTGCGTGCCACCCTGAGCCTGAACCGCCACTCGGTATTTCCGATGAGTTTGAAACAGTTCCTGAAAAATTTCCGATCGCGCCTGGAATTATCGATGAAGCTTCCGGCCTGGCACAGAGTCACAGTATGTCCGGGTTTTTATGGACTATTCAGGATGCGCAGGGGCCTAATTCACTTTATCTGGTCAATAAGGACGGTAAGTCGATCAAGGAAATCAATGTACCCGGGACCGTTAACAGGGACTGGGAGGAAGTCGCATCCGGTCCGGGTCCTGCGGATGGAGCCAATTACATATATATCGGCGATATAGGAAATAACAATGCCCCAACTGCTCCCTCATGCACTATTTATCGGGTGAGGGAAATCAATGATCCAAATGCTTTTTTTAATGAGTCAATGGTTGAAAAAATCAACTTCACTTACCCCGATGGTCCGAGAGATGCGGAGTCACTGATTGTAGACCCGGTCACGAAAGATATATTCGTTATTGCAAAAGGATTGACCTCAGGTATCTACAGGCTGCCATATCCACAGTCAACAGGTGAGATGATGACTGCTGAAAAAGTGGGTGATATTCCGTCAGTATCTATTGCGACAGGGGCAACCATTTCAAGAGATGGCAGCGAAATTCTTGTACGTACTTATCTGGCAGTGCATTACTGGAGAAGAGAGGAGGGCCAGACAATTGCGGAGACGATCACAAAACCTTCCAGAAAAATATTAACGGTAGCAATTGAACCGCAGGGAGAGAGCGTTTGCTTTGATTTGGACGGAAGCGGATTTTATACACTCAGTGAAAGATCCAATGCCAGCAGTGTTTCATTGAATTTTTACAAAAGAAAGTAA
- a CDS encoding CocE/NonD family hydrolase, whose amino-acid sequence MLKNLLTAALVLLAFAAQAQTESYENWIRENYSKAEFDIPVRDGVKLHTIVYTPKDAGAGKKYPFLMQRTCYSVAPYGADAYPPRLGPSPTLMRDKFIFVYQDVRGRYMSEGKWTNMTPHIDQKKNKTDVDEASDTYDTIEWLLKNVPNNNGRVGQWGISYPGFYTTASALSNHPALKASSPQAPIADFFFDDFHHNGAFTQGYYLTFPVFGITPPKPTTSSWFAGEMIKPEPDGYTFNLKMGSLKNFDQYYSKNWYWQETVEHPNKDEFWQKRDILPHLKGIKHAFMTVGGWFDAEDLYGPLNTYKTIEKNNPSAYNTLVVGPFGHGRWSRETGHTLHNDIYFGDSIATFYQNNIEAKFFKHFLKEAGDGKTGLPEAYLFDTGKKEWKTFDKWPTANVEKKKLFFHAKGKLDFNAPKEGKSVSEYVSDPLKPVPYTANYKQMSGFTPFEYMSEDQRFAAARPDVLVFETDILDQDITLGGEITALLKISTTGTDADFFVKLIDVYPGDEKNHPYMQDTKTVLAGYQQMVRSEIMRARFRNSFEKPEPLVAGQVTDIKFRLQDVLHTFKKGHKIMVQVQSTAFPLFDRNPQKYVDNIYKAADADFTIATQTIFHQADAASALEVDVIK is encoded by the coding sequence ATGCTTAAAAATCTACTAACTGCGGCGCTGGTGCTTCTGGCATTTGCCGCCCAAGCACAAACTGAATCCTACGAAAACTGGATCCGGGAAAATTATTCGAAAGCAGAATTTGATATACCTGTCAGGGACGGGGTCAAGCTGCATACGATTGTTTACACACCGAAAGATGCGGGTGCAGGTAAAAAATATCCGTTTCTCATGCAGCGGACGTGTTATAGCGTGGCTCCCTACGGCGCTGATGCATATCCTCCGAGGCTTGGGCCCAGCCCTACACTGATGCGGGATAAATTTATTTTTGTATATCAGGATGTACGCGGCCGCTACATGAGTGAAGGGAAATGGACGAATATGACCCCTCATATCGATCAAAAAAAGAATAAGACCGATGTAGATGAAGCTTCGGATACTTATGATACCATCGAGTGGCTGCTTAAAAATGTACCGAACAACAACGGCAGGGTAGGTCAATGGGGCATTTCTTATCCTGGCTTTTACACGACTGCAAGCGCGCTTTCAAATCACCCTGCCCTAAAAGCGTCATCGCCGCAGGCTCCGATTGCAGATTTCTTTTTCGACGATTTTCATCATAACGGCGCTTTTACGCAAGGATATTATCTCACATTCCCGGTTTTTGGAATCACGCCTCCCAAACCGACAACTTCCTCCTGGTTTGCAGGTGAGATGATCAAGCCTGAGCCTGACGGATACACATTCAACCTGAAAATGGGTTCATTGAAAAATTTTGATCAGTACTATTCAAAAAACTGGTACTGGCAGGAAACGGTAGAGCACCCGAACAAGGATGAATTCTGGCAAAAAAGAGATATCCTGCCACACTTAAAGGGTATTAAGCATGCGTTTATGACGGTTGGCGGCTGGTTTGACGCCGAGGATCTGTACGGTCCGCTGAATACTTACAAAACCATTGAGAAGAACAATCCGTCAGCTTATAACACACTTGTGGTAGGACCATTCGGACATGGTCGGTGGAGCCGCGAAACGGGGCATACTTTGCATAATGACATTTACTTCGGAGATAGTATTGCCACTTTTTATCAAAATAATATCGAAGCCAAATTCTTTAAACATTTTCTCAAAGAAGCAGGAGACGGAAAAACCGGATTGCCGGAAGCTTATTTGTTTGACACCGGTAAAAAAGAATGGAAGACATTCGACAAATGGCCGACAGCTAATGTGGAAAAGAAAAAATTGTTCTTCCATGCGAAAGGTAAGCTGGATTTTAATGCACCCAAAGAAGGAAAATCAGTTAGTGAATACGTAAGTGATCCCTTAAAACCAGTTCCGTACACGGCGAATTACAAGCAAATGTCGGGCTTTACACCGTTTGAATACATGTCAGAAGATCAGCGTTTCGCGGCTGCGCGGCCTGATGTTCTGGTTTTTGAAACAGACATACTGGATCAGGACATTACACTGGGAGGCGAAATTACGGCTTTACTTAAAATCAGCACTACAGGCACTGATGCGGATTTTTTTGTAAAACTGATCGATGTATACCCCGGGGACGAAAAAAATCACCCCTATATGCAGGATACGAAGACAGTTTTGGCGGGTTACCAGCAAATGGTACGAAGCGAAATCATGCGGGCAAGATTTAGAAATAGCTTCGAAAAACCCGAGCCCCTTGTGGCAGGCCAAGTAACTGATATCAAATTTCGCCTCCAGGATGTACTGCACACTTTTAAGAAAGGGCACAAAATTATGGTCCAGGTGCAGAGTACTGCATTTCCGTTATTTGACAGGAATCCCCAGAAATATGTCGATAATATTTACAAAGCTGCGGATGCTGACTTTACGATTGCTACGCAAACCATATTTCACCAGGCGGACGCTGCCAGCGCGCTGGAAGTTGATGTGATCAAGTAA
- a CDS encoding bifunctional aldolase/short-chain dehydrogenase: MSSSKVSQYRYVSYLWDDEKAASLGDDQVALLLYRSNLLGADLRLTNYAGGNTSCKTIEKDPLTGNPVEVMWIKGSGGDIGTLTRSGLAGLYVDRLHSLKNIYRGLEFEDEMVELFNHCIYDLKSKAPSIDTPLHGLLPFKHIDHLHPDALIAIAASKEGEAITKELFNGELAWVPWQRPGFDLGLQLEQALAENPGIRGIVLGGHGLFTWGDTAYESYINTLDTIEKASEYLNANYGKNRPVFGGAKLQSEPQERRAEIAGKLVPYLRGLASDKQAMIGHFTDDERVLEYIASNDLEKLAPLGTSCPDHFLRTKIRPLVLDLPFEKLAGTDQEILDQIRPQFEAYRADYQAYYDRCKHDNSPAVRDPNPVIILLPGVGMFSFAKDKQTARVAAEFYINAINVMKGAEAISSYVSLPEQEAFDIEYWLLEEAKLQRMPKEKSVSRKVAFVTGGSGGIGKAIAQKLLQEGACVVISDIDEKALAETKAEFDARFGKDFSDTTIANVLDDEQIKAALHATKLKYGGLDIVVNCAGLSISKPIAETTIKDYDILQDVLVKGQFLVSQESVAIMRQQGLGGDIINIASKNGIVSGPNNVAYGTAKAAQQHMSRLLAAELGPDRIRVNVVNPDAVIAGSKIWESGWAAGRAKAYGIKVEELPAYYAKRTVLNAEIHTEDIANGVYIFVSGLLNKSTGNVINVDGGVPAAFLR, encoded by the coding sequence ATGAGCAGTTCTAAAGTGAGCCAGTATAGGTATGTAAGCTATTTATGGGATGATGAAAAAGCGGCTTCCCTCGGCGACGATCAGGTGGCACTTCTTCTTTATCGTTCCAATCTGTTAGGGGCCGACCTCCGACTTACCAACTACGCAGGCGGGAATACCAGCTGTAAAACGATCGAAAAAGATCCTCTTACCGGTAATCCTGTTGAAGTAATGTGGATTAAAGGTTCAGGCGGAGATATTGGAACATTAACAAGAAGCGGACTGGCTGGTTTATACGTTGACAGATTGCATAGCCTCAAAAACATATACAGAGGACTGGAATTTGAAGATGAAATGGTGGAGCTTTTCAACCATTGCATTTACGACCTCAAATCAAAGGCGCCTTCTATTGACACGCCTCTGCACGGACTGCTTCCTTTCAAACACATTGATCACCTGCACCCTGATGCATTGATCGCAATCGCGGCTTCAAAAGAAGGGGAAGCGATCACCAAGGAGTTATTTAACGGTGAACTGGCGTGGGTGCCCTGGCAGCGTCCGGGCTTCGATCTCGGATTGCAGCTGGAACAGGCTCTTGCCGAAAATCCTGGTATTCGCGGGATCGTATTAGGCGGACACGGATTATTTACCTGGGGCGATACTGCGTACGAATCGTACATCAATACATTAGATACCATTGAAAAGGCTTCGGAATATCTGAATGCAAACTACGGCAAAAACCGCCCGGTTTTCGGAGGAGCGAAGCTGCAAAGTGAGCCTCAGGAACGCCGCGCTGAAATCGCCGGAAAACTGGTTCCTTACCTGCGCGGACTGGCGTCTGACAAGCAGGCGATGATCGGTCATTTTACAGACGACGAGCGCGTACTGGAATATATTGCAAGTAATGACCTGGAAAAACTGGCACCACTTGGTACCAGCTGTCCTGACCACTTCCTGAGAACAAAAATCCGCCCGCTGGTGCTGGATCTTCCTTTCGAAAAACTGGCTGGAACAGATCAGGAGATATTAGACCAGATCCGTCCGCAATTTGAAGCATACCGGGCAGATTATCAGGCATATTATGATCGCTGCAAGCATGATAACAGCCCTGCGGTTCGTGACCCGAACCCGGTTATTATTTTGCTGCCGGGAGTTGGGATGTTTTCATTTGCCAAAGACAAGCAAACTGCCCGCGTAGCAGCTGAATTTTATATCAATGCAATCAATGTAATGAAGGGCGCTGAAGCGATTTCATCTTACGTTTCATTGCCTGAACAAGAAGCTTTTGATATTGAATACTGGCTGCTGGAAGAAGCAAAATTGCAGCGTATGCCGAAAGAAAAATCGGTATCCCGCAAAGTTGCGTTTGTTACCGGAGGTTCGGGAGGTATTGGTAAAGCGATTGCTCAAAAATTATTGCAGGAGGGAGCCTGTGTGGTTATTTCTGATATTGACGAAAAAGCGCTTGCGGAAACTAAGGCCGAGTTCGATGCCAGGTTTGGAAAAGATTTCTCTGATACTACCATAGCAAACGTGCTCGACGACGAGCAGATCAAGGCGGCATTGCACGCAACGAAATTGAAATATGGTGGCCTGGATATCGTAGTGAACTGCGCAGGACTTTCTATTTCCAAACCAATCGCGGAAACAACTATCAAGGACTACGATATCCTGCAGGATGTTTTGGTAAAAGGCCAGTTCCTTGTTTCTCAGGAATCGGTAGCGATTATGCGTCAGCAGGGATTGGGTGGTGATATCATTAATATTGCGAGCAAAAATGGTATCGTTTCCGGGCCGAACAATGTGGCTTACGGAACTGCAAAAGCGGCTCAGCAACATATGTCGAGGCTATTGGCTGCTGAATTGGGTCCTGATAGAATCCGTGTGAACGTAGTGAATCCGGACGCTGTAATTGCCGGAAGCAAGATATGGGAAAGTGGCTGGGCTGCCGGTCGCGCCAAAGCGTACGGGATCAAGGTAGAAGAATTACCGGCTTACTATGCAAAAAGGACCGTATTGAATGCAGAAATCCATACGGAAGATATCGCGAACGGAGTTTACATTTTTGTAAGTGGATTGCTGAATAAGAGTACCGGAAACGTGATTAACGTGGATGGAGGTGTACCTGCTGCATTCCTGAGATAA
- the aspS gene encoding aspartate--tRNA ligase, whose amino-acid sequence MLRTHTCGELGLEHVNQEVVLCGWVQRVRDKGGMIWLDLRDRYGITQLLFEEGKTPADVLETARSLGREFVVSAKGTVIERLSKNDKIATGDIEIRVSELNVLNPAKLPPFLIEDETDGGDDIRMKYRYLDLRRNIVRKNLQLRHQVARYTRSYLDNLNFIEVETPVLIKSTPEGARDFVVPSRMNPGEFYALPQSPQTFKQLLMVAGFDRYYQIVKCFRDEDLRADRQPEFTQIDCEMSFVTQEDVLNTFEGMIRNLFLNVKGIELPEVPRMTYADAMRQYGSDKPDIRFEMKFTELKSEGQDLTSGKGFGVFDDAGLVVGIAAPGCAEYTRKQVDELTDWMKRPQIGAKGLIYVRYNADGSIKSSVDKFYTEEDIRKWIIAFNAKPGDLLLILSGQADKTRKQLNELRLEMGTRLGLRNPDEYRVLWVLDFPLLEFGESENRWFAMHHPFTSPKPEDIHLLDKNLGLVRANAYDMVINGVEVGGGSVRIFEKELQQKMFEILGFSSEEAQEQFGFLMNAFEFGAPPHAGIAFGFDRLCSIFGGAESIRDFIAFPKNNSGRDVMIDSPSVIADSQLKELSIKVE is encoded by the coding sequence ATGTTACGTACACATACCTGTGGGGAATTAGGCTTAGAACATGTTAATCAAGAGGTTGTATTGTGCGGCTGGGTTCAGCGGGTTCGCGATAAGGGAGGAATGATCTGGCTTGATCTCCGTGATCGTTATGGGATTACCCAGCTCCTTTTTGAAGAGGGTAAAACACCAGCCGATGTGCTGGAAACAGCCCGGTCCCTTGGCCGCGAATTTGTTGTTTCCGCCAAAGGAACCGTGATTGAGCGCCTTTCGAAGAATGATAAGATTGCTACTGGTGATATCGAGATACGGGTATCGGAACTAAACGTTTTGAACCCGGCAAAACTGCCTCCTTTTCTGATTGAGGATGAAACAGATGGCGGTGACGATATCAGAATGAAATACAGGTATCTCGACCTGAGAAGAAATATCGTCCGTAAAAATTTACAATTGCGACACCAGGTTGCCAGGTACACCCGATCTTACCTCGACAATCTTAACTTTATAGAAGTCGAAACTCCGGTTCTCATCAAATCGACGCCGGAGGGAGCCAGGGATTTCGTTGTACCGAGTCGCATGAACCCGGGCGAGTTTTATGCATTGCCTCAATCTCCTCAAACATTCAAACAATTACTGATGGTAGCCGGATTTGACCGTTACTATCAGATTGTAAAGTGTTTTCGAGATGAGGATCTTCGTGCAGACCGCCAGCCTGAATTTACGCAAATAGACTGCGAAATGTCGTTTGTAACACAGGAAGATGTGCTCAATACCTTCGAAGGTATGATCCGGAACCTGTTTTTGAACGTAAAAGGGATCGAGCTGCCGGAAGTACCCAGAATGACATACGCTGATGCTATGCGTCAATATGGGTCTGACAAGCCAGATATTCGCTTTGAAATGAAATTCACTGAACTAAAAAGCGAAGGTCAGGATCTGACATCGGGCAAAGGATTTGGCGTTTTTGATGATGCAGGATTAGTTGTCGGCATAGCTGCCCCCGGTTGCGCTGAATATACACGGAAGCAGGTCGACGAACTGACGGACTGGATGAAGCGTCCACAGATTGGTGCCAAAGGTTTAATTTATGTCAGATACAATGCCGATGGTTCAATCAAATCGTCCGTTGACAAATTCTATACAGAAGAAGACATTAGGAAATGGATTATTGCGTTCAACGCTAAGCCAGGTGACTTACTCCTGATACTTTCCGGCCAGGCCGATAAAACGCGCAAACAGTTAAACGAGCTGCGCCTCGAAATGGGAACACGTCTTGGACTAAGGAATCCGGACGAATATCGGGTACTATGGGTTCTGGATTTCCCCTTGCTGGAATTTGGGGAAAGTGAAAACCGCTGGTTTGCCATGCACCATCCATTCACCAGCCCTAAGCCCGAAGACATTCATCTTTTGGACAAAAATCTTGGACTGGTGAGAGCTAATGCATACGATATGGTTATAAACGGCGTTGAAGTTGGCGGAGGTTCGGTTCGTATTTTTGAGAAAGAGCTTCAGCAAAAGATGTTTGAGATTCTCGGGTTTTCTTCTGAGGAGGCGCAGGAGCAATTCGGGTTCCTGATGAACGCATTCGAATTCGGCGCGCCCCCCCATGCAGGAATAGCCTTTGGTTTTGACAGGCTTTGCTCGATTTTCGGAGGTGCTGAATCTATTCGTGACTTCATCGCATTCCCGAAAAACAACTCGGGCCGTGACGTAATGATCGATTCACCATCGGTAATTGCTGACAGTCAGTTGAAAGAACTTTCTATTAAAGTTGAATAG
- a CDS encoding prolyl oligopeptidase family serine peptidase produces the protein MSITAAGLHGANIFAQKIQYPQTKKIEHTDEYHGAKVADPYRWLEDDRSEETAAWVKAQNEITFDYLDKIPFKGKIFTDLEKAYNYPKYSAPSKKGEYFYFYKNDGLQNQAVLYRQNGLKGAPEVVLDPNKLSVDGTTRLSAFSLSKDGAHAVVGLSKGGSDWQEYGVMDMKTLAMLPDKIEWVKISGAAWQGNGFYYSRYPKPDGSALAAKNENHQVYFHTVGTEQQEDKLVFEDPANPQRFHIVGTTEDEQYAVLSVSDRGKGKDGNSVWVLKKGERDFKAIKEDITDFSYGIIDNLGDNFLVETNENAPNSKVMLFETKTGSWKTVLPENPEPLQGAGTAGGKLFATYSKDVTTRAYVYDLAGKLENEVKLPGLGSASGFGGEKEDSFVFYTFTSFNYPPTIFRYEIGSGKSEVFREPEVAFKPAEYETRQVFYPSKDGTKIPAFITFKKGLKLDGTNPTILYGYGGFNVSLPPAFSPTRIPFLDQGGVYVQANLRGGSEYGEKWHEQGMKLKKQNVFDDFIAAAEYLIKEKYTSPERLAIQGGSNGGLLVGAVMNQRPELFKVAFPAVGVMDMLRFHKFTIGWNWIADYGSSDNAEEFKVLHAYSPLHNIKEGGKYPATMITTADHDDRVVPAHSFKYAAELQARAGNSSTNPLLIRIDTNSGHGASNTKKALETQADIYAFLFANMGLVWK, from the coding sequence ATGAGCATTACCGCTGCCGGCTTGCACGGCGCAAACATTTTTGCGCAGAAAATCCAATATCCACAGACCAAAAAAATTGAACATACCGACGAATATCATGGAGCGAAGGTTGCCGATCCGTACCGTTGGCTGGAAGATGACAGGTCGGAGGAAACTGCAGCATGGGTAAAGGCCCAGAACGAGATTACTTTCGATTATCTGGATAAAATACCGTTTAAAGGAAAGATTTTCACGGATCTCGAAAAAGCTTACAATTACCCTAAGTATTCGGCTCCGAGCAAAAAAGGTGAATACTTTTATTTTTATAAAAACGACGGTTTGCAAAATCAGGCGGTATTATATCGCCAAAATGGCCTGAAAGGAGCTCCCGAAGTTGTTTTGGATCCCAATAAGCTTTCTGTGGACGGTACCACGAGGCTATCAGCATTCAGCTTGTCGAAAGACGGTGCGCATGCGGTGGTAGGATTGTCAAAAGGCGGCTCCGACTGGCAGGAGTATGGGGTTATGGACATGAAAACACTTGCAATGTTACCGGATAAGATCGAATGGGTGAAAATATCCGGAGCTGCCTGGCAGGGAAATGGGTTTTATTATAGCCGCTATCCCAAGCCCGACGGCAGCGCGCTGGCAGCCAAAAATGAAAACCACCAGGTGTATTTTCACACTGTCGGAACGGAACAGCAGGAGGATAAGCTGGTTTTTGAAGACCCGGCAAACCCACAGCGTTTTCATATTGTGGGCACTACCGAGGATGAGCAATATGCGGTACTTAGTGTAAGCGACAGGGGAAAAGGGAAAGATGGAAATAGTGTTTGGGTATTGAAAAAAGGAGAAAGGGATTTTAAGGCGATCAAGGAAGACATCACAGATTTTAGCTATGGAATTATCGATAATCTGGGAGATAACTTTTTAGTTGAAACCAATGAAAATGCGCCGAACAGTAAGGTAATGCTCTTTGAAACCAAAACCGGCAGTTGGAAAACAGTGCTTCCCGAAAATCCTGAGCCTTTACAAGGTGCCGGAACAGCGGGCGGGAAACTATTCGCTACGTATTCGAAAGATGTTACAACAAGGGCGTACGTATATGATCTTGCGGGCAAGTTGGAAAATGAGGTGAAACTCCCTGGTCTCGGTTCCGCGAGTGGATTCGGTGGCGAAAAGGAAGATAGTTTCGTATTCTACACATTTACGTCATTCAATTATCCCCCGACGATTTTCAGGTACGAAATAGGTTCGGGGAAAAGCGAGGTTTTTCGGGAGCCTGAGGTCGCATTTAAGCCAGCAGAGTATGAAACCAGGCAGGTTTTTTACCCGAGCAAAGACGGGACAAAAATTCCTGCATTTATCACTTTTAAAAAAGGTTTGAAACTGGATGGTACCAATCCAACTATTTTATATGGTTATGGTGGTTTCAATGTAAGCCTTCCGCCTGCTTTCAGTCCGACCCGCATTCCGTTTCTGGATCAGGGTGGCGTGTATGTGCAGGCTAATCTGCGTGGGGGAAGTGAATATGGAGAAAAATGGCACGAGCAGGGAATGAAGCTGAAAAAGCAGAATGTGTTCGATGATTTTATCGCTGCCGCTGAGTATCTGATCAAGGAAAAATATACATCACCTGAAAGACTGGCTATTCAGGGCGGCTCTAATGGCGGTTTGCTTGTGGGCGCCGTGATGAACCAGCGGCCGGAATTGTTCAAAGTAGCTTTTCCGGCAGTTGGCGTCATGGATATGCTGCGGTTTCACAAATTCACGATCGGCTGGAACTGGATTGCAGATTACGGCAGCAGCGATAATGCCGAAGAATTCAAAGTATTGCACGCTTATTCGCCTTTGCATAATATCAAAGAAGGTGGCAAATACCCCGCAACAATGATCACCACCGCCGATCATGACGACCGCGTCGTGCCCGCGCATTCCTTCAAATATGCTGCTGAACTGCAGGCCAGGGCAGGTAATTCGTCGACGAATCCGTTATTGATCCGCATTGACACCAACTCCGGTCACGGCGCGAGCAATACCAAAAAAGCACTCGAAACCCAGGCGGATATCTATGCATTTTTATTCGCGAATATGGGGTTGGTCTGGAAGTAG